In Desulfosporosinus youngiae DSM 17734, the genomic stretch AAAAGTCAGCGTCATAGCCTGGAGCCACACCGACAATTTTCTCTTGCAGGCCAAGGGCTATAAGCGTTTCAATATTCGTTGTCTGCACTGCAAAAACGGCTTCCGGCACTTCGTCAATGACAAGCTGCCGATTATAGTTCTGGACAACAAAAGGCTTAAAGTCCGTCTCCTGGTTAACTTTGGCAGATGCCTCTTTATCGGTGCCGGATTCATTTACCTTTTCATTCAAGGGGCTTGGGCCGCAGGCAGACATCGAAAGAACAAGAAACAGCACCATAAATAACACCATAATACGATTCATCACTGTTTTCACGCTGAGCACCTCCAAATTCTTACAAGTATTTGAGCCAGACTATTTTTTCCATTAAAACCCCCTTCATTTTATGAATAAAGTTAGATTGACCTAATAAAGTTAGTTCAATCTAACTTACAGTTTTTAATTATACGGTTGAATCCATATAAAACAATAGATTCACAGACGATTTCATAATATTTCATAACCTTAATGTTTGTTATTTAAATTTTTCCGGATAAAAGCCTTTGGCAAGCTCCTCGATGCAATCAGCGTTGCGGATGCCGGGCAAAACGTCATTAAAGCTGACAACGACAAATTGATCATTGACTACCGCAGGCAGTTCGGCAAAAAGAGGGTTATTTTTAAAGGCGGCAATTTTATCCTCGGCACTGGTCTCCCCATAATCGATAATGATAACAATTTCCGGCTTGCTGTTGACGATTTTTTCCTTATTGGCAAACAGCCAGTTTTTATTAGTGTCAAAAAAAATGTTTTTCCCGCCGGCCAGCTCGATTATGTTGGTAATAAGCGCCGGGCCTGCTGTAAAGATCATGCCTTCTTCTTCGGAATCGTAGACAAACACAGGGATTGGTTTTTCAATCTCCCCTAGTTTATCCTGGGTCCTGCCAATCTTTTCCGACATGTTCTGTACTAATTCATGAGCCTGAGTTTCGACGGCAAAGATCCGCCCTATGGTCAAAATTTCTTCATACACATCATCCATCCCGGCATTGAGCATATCGGTAGGCTTGCTTATAAAGGTGGTAATGCCGGTTTTAGTGATATTATCCAGGGATGTAATATTGCCGGCGTTTCCCACCGAGAAGGATGTGCCGTAAATAAAGTCCGGGTTTGTACCCACAACCGCTTCAAAGGAAGGGTAGTTGTGACCCCGGATAAGTTTTCCCTCCAGGCGGTTTAAGGAATTATAAGCGTCCTGAAATTGGGGTAAAATATCAACCTCACTGACACCCGGCGCCACACCGACAATTTTATCCTTTAGGCCAAGAGCCATAAGAATTTCGGTATTTGGCGTGGAAACAGCAAAAACCGCTTGCGGCACTTTTTCAATAGCAAGCTGCCGGTTATAGTTCTGAATAACAAACGGCTTAAAATCTGCTGTTTGGCTAGCTTGAGAAGATGTCCTTTTATCGGTTTCGGATTTATTTGCCTGTTCATTCGAGGGGCTTCGGCCGCAAGCAGAAATCGAAAAAACAAGCAGCGCCACCAATAATAACGTCATAATAGAATTCATCTCTTTTTTCACAATAAGACCTCCCCAATTTATACGAGCATTTGAGTTAGAATAACCTCACTTATTGGACGATGGGATAAAAGCCGGAAAACAGAAAAAACTCTTTGCCCTCACGAGCAAAGAGTCAGAAAATACAGCTATCACCTCCTAACATCCCGTAGGTATTTACAGTGGTCGGCATAAGCAGGTTTCCTGGCTCAAGATCCTTATCCATTCACGTCTTCCCGGGCGCAGCCCAGTGACAATCTATGAATCGACTCCCTTATACAGTGGCGGGTACCGCGTCAGCTTATCTGACTTCCCTTTTCAATCCTTGCCCTCGAGCAAAGATCACTTATCGCCAATATTCGATTTTTTTCATTATAGCACGTCTGCAGCAGCCCGCTTATGATTTCATAATATTTCACAAATCTAAGACTATATAGGATACCTGTTACCGTTGTCTTTTAAATTATGATAAATTATGCTGTTATAATAGATTCACAGAGACTTAGGTTTTGGGCAAGGAGTGTGCGAGAAAATGGGTGCCATGATTATGATTGTTGATGATAGCAAGGATATCCGTGAAGTCGTTGAAGTCCTGCTGGGCAGTGAGGGTTATCAAGTTATCCCTGCCGACAGCGGCGAAATGGCTCTCAACTTGCTGAAAACTCATCAAGCCATTGATTTAATCATATTGGATATTATGATGCCGGGTAAATCCGGTTTTGAAACCTGCCGGGAAATCAGAGAAATGACCACTGCACCGGTTTTGTTTTTATCCGCCAAAACCCATATTGAGGATAAGGAAACCGGCCTTACTATCGGAGGAGATGATTACCTGTCAAAACCCTTTTCACCCGTTGAGCTGGTTGCCCGGGTAAAAGCTCTGCTGCGCAGATATGCTATTTATCAGGGCAAAGATCATAATTTCAGCTCAGATGTGATACGAATCCGGGAATTGTCTATTCATCCGTCATCGGGTGAGGTGATACTTTCGGATGAACCTATTTCCTTGCGCTATATGGAATACCGCCTGCTGGTACAGTTGGCCTCCCACAGAGGCAAAATATTCTCCGCCCAGGAACTGTATGAAACCATCTGGGAGGAGCCTTTTTTGCCGCTCTCCAATAATACGGTAGTGGCTCATATCAAGAACCTTCGCCAAAAAATCGAAAAAGACCCCAAGAATCCCAAGTATATCCTCACAGTTTGGGGAAGGGGGTATCAGATTGTTTAAAAAGCTGCTTGTAAGAAGGCTGATACTATCTGTTGTCCTGGCCTTTGTCTGTGCCGGAACTGTTTTTGCCTTGCTTCAACAAGTATCTTCTTACAAGATAGAAGCTAAGTATAAGAATGGGGACTATCTGGAACAAAGAATGGAGAAAGAGGCAGCCGCTTTCCAACACTATATCACGGAAAATGATCTTGCCATCCATGACTTTCCTATGATTTCGAAATGGCTGGATACCACTAAGATCACGACCATTTCCCTGTACTATGATAATCGGATCATTTTTAATTCCGGGATCCCTTACATGGAGGAAACCCTCAGCTCGGGTATCCCCCATCAGCCTTTGCCGTGGGAAAAACTATATCCGATCCATTTCAAGGATGCCGACGTGTTACTGAGTTTATCCCTTGATTTAAAGCATTATGATTATGATATTGCCCTGCTCTTTAGTTTAGCCACATTCTTTGCTGTTTTTTTGGGAATCGTACTAT encodes the following:
- a CDS encoding ABC transporter substrate-binding protein is translated as MKKEMNSIMTLLLVALLVFSISACGRSPSNEQANKSETDKRTSSQASQTADFKPFVIQNYNRQLAIEKVPQAVFAVSTPNTEILMALGLKDKIVGVAPGVSEVDILPQFQDAYNSLNRLEGKLIRGHNYPSFEAVVGTNPDFIYGTSFSVGNAGNITSLDNITKTGITTFISKPTDMLNAGMDDVYEEILTIGRIFAVETQAHELVQNMSEKIGRTQDKLGEIEKPIPVFVYDSEEEGMIFTAGPALITNIIELAGGKNIFFDTNKNWLFANKEKIVNSKPEIVIIIDYGETSAEDKIAAFKNNPLFAELPAVVNDQFVVVSFNDVLPGIRNADCIEELAKGFYPEKFK
- a CDS encoding response regulator transcription factor, giving the protein MGAMIMIVDDSKDIREVVEVLLGSEGYQVIPADSGEMALNLLKTHQAIDLIILDIMMPGKSGFETCREIREMTTAPVLFLSAKTHIEDKETGLTIGGDDYLSKPFSPVELVARVKALLRRYAIYQGKDHNFSSDVIRIRELSIHPSSGEVILSDEPISLRYMEYRLLVQLASHRGKIFSAQELYETIWEEPFLPLSNNTVVAHIKNLRQKIEKDPKNPKYILTVWGRGYQIV